The DNA window AATCAACTCGCGATAGGCCAAACGCTCTTTTGGATTGATATCCGATTCATCGCCTGGATTCCTTGACACGCCTGCCACCAAGCAAGCCACTCTCACCGCTGTGCACTGATCGGTGTGATTTGTCAGCAACGTGGCGAGCTCTGTCAAACTCTGTGGCTGATTGGGCCTGTAATCAGGGGTGGCTTCCTCGAGATAGAGACGCTCAGGCAAGTCTTTAAGCAAACGATCTTCCTCATCAGAAATAGTGCCATCACTCAGAGCGATGCATCGAGCAATCTGAAGAAGAACGTTTTGTGTTTTGTTGTCGCTCACAACGATCTGAAAAGAGCTTTCTCAATCATCGCTGACGTTCAATACCGAGCCCCACGTTGCCAATGGATTGAATCAGTTCTCCGATCACCCTGGCTCTAGACGGATCATCGGCCCAGTCCCCCAGAAGCCCCTGTCGAAGGCCAGCACTGGCAGGGGTGAGGTGATCTCCCTTCATGGGAACAAACTGACTTTGATCACCGGAGCGCTTGCTTAACGCCTGCATCAGGTCCTGGCTCTGGTCCAACTGATCAGCCCCAAAGCGGATCACCAGGTTGTGGGGCTGGAGGTAATAACGTTCGATCAAGCGCAGAGTTTCCTCGGGTCCAGGGCTGAATTCCGTCACCACGCCAAGGCTTGGCGCCAATGTGCCAAGCAGAGGAATCGAGCGTTCAGCGGTGAAGTTGTTGAAACTCAAAGCGGCCATCGCAAGACTGTTTCTCCCGCCATCCGGGGCCAACAAATGCAGCTTGCAGCCCAAGCTGTGGCCCACACGGACCGGAACAAGATCTTTGCCTAAGCGCTGATGAAGCGCTGATCGACAGGCGCGTAAGGCCTGCCAACCTTCCCGCGCCTGCAGTTGATGATCAAACCCAGGGACGTAACTCCAGGCGTGAACCGCAAGCTGACGAGCCGCCAACCCTTCCAACAATCGTCGGTAACTGATCTGGGGATTGGTGGCTAGGTAGCTCCCCCCAATAAATTCAACCAACCCTTTTGCGGAAGCAGGCCAGAGGCACCAACAGCCCTGTTGTCGCTGCCAGCGGCTCATCCTTGGGACAACTCCTTCACGATCCGTTCGGCTTCACGCACGTGCGCAGGACCATCGAGCATGTTGTTGAAAATATGGCGAATGGTTCCCTCGGCATCAATCACATACGTGACCCGTCCTGGAAGCAATCCCAGAACTTTGGGAACCCCAAAACGCGTGCGTAGCTGCTGCCCCTGATCACTGAGGAGGGGGAACGGCAGCTGATAACGCTGAGCGAATTTGCGATGGCTCACGGCATCGTCGCTGCTCACACCCCAAACCACAGCACCAAGGGTCTCGAGTGAGGAATGGGTGTCGCGAAAAGCACAAGCTTCAGCCGTACATCCAGGGGTGTCGTCTTTGGGATAGAAAAACAACACCAACACCTTGCCTTGCAACTCTTCGCGACGTCGCATCACGCCGTCTTGATCTTCGAGGGCAATCTCTGGTGCCCGGTCTCCGATCGTGAGAGCCATGGAGGAAATCAAGAATTTCAGGCACCCTAGGAAGCACCTAGGGCTAGACGGGAGAATGGTTTTAAGAATGAACGAGCTGCAGTGATGGAGTCGGGCGCTGTTCCTGGTCAGTTGAATCTTCTGGGTGAATTTGAGATGGAAGAGCCGCAACCTCTCCCCGTATCAGAAGGAGAAGCAGGCGATCCCTCCCCAGCGCACACCCTGTTGATCCTCGATACGGAAACCTCTGGGTTAGAGCCTGAAGAGCATCACTGCCTTGAAATTGGGGCGATTTTGTTTGATGTCCCAAGCCGGCAGATCTTGGCCCAGATGTCTTGCCTGTTGCCCGTTGATTCGAATGCGGCGGAGGCTATCAACCGCATCCCCGCCGCCGTTACACGTCTGCCCCAACCCTGGAAACCAGGGCTGGACTACTTCCAGGAATTGCTGAACGCAGCCGACCTACTGGTGGCACACAACGCAGCCTTCGACCAGCAGTGGTTTGGCAGAGGGTCTCTTCCTACCACCGATCGTCCGTGGCTCTGCAGCATGGAGGACATCCGTTGGCCTTCCGAGAAACAACTCAGGCCCCGCCCTTCCGTTCGAGACTTGGCCCTCGCCTACGAGATTCCGGTTTGGGCAGCCCACCGCGCACTGACCGATTGCATCTATTTGGCCGAAGTGTTCCGCCGTTGCGATCAACTTGAAAAGCTGATTGAACGAGGACGGGAACCCCGTTCCCTGATGCGAGCACAGGTGTCCTACGACGATCGCCAACTCGCTCGTGAGGCGGGATTCCGCTGGAATGATCCCGTGAAGGGGGCCTGGACAAGACGTCTCAGCGCGCGCGAAGCAGCGGAGCTGCCTTTTCAAGTGGTGACTCAAGACGCGATTTGAAGCCAAGCATCCAGTTTTGTTTCAGCAATCCGAAGCCACATAGGGGATTTTTCACGGAGAGGGTCCGCGGCATCAGGCTGTCAGTACGGTTGTTCTCTAACTACGGCTCAGCGTGCAGAGACCTCTCAGCCACTGCGAATTCCGGAGCATGGATCCCTTGCGGCGTCGCCTGCGGCGCTGGCAACAGGTGCGCACTTGGGCTCGTTTAATCCGAGAAGCCGAATCGCTTTGGCACGTTGATGTTCGCGAGTTAAGACGGCTTGGAGCGATTGAACTATCCCAATTGCTTGAGGAAGTGCCGCCTGTACAGCGCATCCGAGTCAATCGCTGGCTCAATCGCTACGCCGTCGCAACGCGTTTGATTTGCCCTCAAAACTACAAAACCAATCAGCTTCAAGACACGCCCAACGCATGACCGTCCGGATCCATTGTTGAGATCTCACTGCCTCAAAAAAGCAGAGACAGAGGGAACTGATAACCAGTCCTTAATGCATCCTTTAATTGGTAATGAAGATCAGCATTTAAAACAAGCGGGCAGTAATTGCACAGCATGCGTCGCCCTTTCCCAATTCGCTCATCCATCACTCTCATGGGTGTGGCTGCAGGCCTCAGCCTTGCAGCGTGTACAAGCACAGAAAACAGCAAAAGCAACATCGAAGGGACTCTTTCGGCAGCAGGAGCTTCCTTTCCAGCTGCGATTTATCAGCGTTGGTTTTCGGACTTAGCGCCGCAGGGAATCCAAGTCAATTACCAATCCGTAGGTTCTGGGGCAGGTGTACGCCAATTCACTGCCGGCACAGTGGACTTCGGGGCTTCTGACAAGCCAATGAAACCCGAAGCCATTGCAAAAATAAGTCGTGGTGTCGTGCAGATCCCAATGACAGCTGGTGCTATCGCCGTTGCATACAACAATGCAGGCTGTGAACTAAAGCTGACACAAGATCAATTAGCCGGCATCTTCTTAGGCTCGATCAAAAACTACAGTGAGCTCGGATGCGATTCAAAAGCGATCAAGATTGTGCATCGCTCGGATGGATCCGGAACCACCTACAACTTCACCAAACACCTTTCAGCGATTAGTCCTGAATGGAAAGACAATGTAGGCGCTGACAAATCTGTCCAATGGCCTTCAGGAATTGGAGCCAAAGGAAATGAAGGTGTGTCTGCTCAACTTCAACAAATCGATGGTGGCATTGGCTACGTCGAGCTGGCCTATGTAAAAGGAGATCTCCAAGCAGCGGCTGTGCAAAACGGCTCAGGTGAAAAAGTTGTCCCCACGAACAAAACGGCCAGTGAAGCGCTGGGATCCATCGATCTCGGTCCAGATCTGATCGGTGGCAATCCAAACCCTATGGGTGGATATCCAATCGTGACGTTCACTTGGGTGCTGGCCTATGCCAACAACAATGCTGAAAAGTTACCTCTTCTTCAGAAGACCTTTAACTACATGCTCTCGGACGAGGCCCAGTCCAAAGCTCCTGAACTTGGCTATGTTTCACTTCCTCCAGAAGTCATTAGCAAAGCCAAAGAAGCCGTTGCAACCATCAAGGAGTAATCCTTAGTCAAGCAACGTATCAGGATAAAACAAAAGGGGGGAGAGTCATTCTCCCCCCTTTTTTTAATGCCACAAGACATCCAATGACAAGCAAATCAAAAGCAGCCACAATAGAAATTAAAGAGGCTGCATGGATTGTCTAGGCGGAATAGGCAATTTACAGCTGCTCAAAAATGCCAATCCCACAAGAAGGCAAGACATCCACAAGCAAGCCTGCATGCCTCCGACAAGAAAAATAGCTCCCGACAGCAAAGTACCCGTTAAACGTCCAGCGGCATTCGCCATGTAATAGAAGCCAACGTTGAGGCTAACGTTTTCGGAATCGGTATAAGAAAGAACCATGTAGGAGTGAATGGAGGAGTTCATTGCAAAAACAACACCAAACGCAGTCAATCCAGCAGTGATGGCAACCGACACATCGACTTCACGCCAAAGGGCAATCGCGATGAGAGCCGGTATCGCCGTTAACAGGGCACTCCAAAACTGCACAGAAGAAACCCCAGGTGGAGTGGTCTTTCCCCAAAGACGACGCAATCCAGGAGCAGACCCCTGAACAATGCCGTAACCGATCACCCAAAGGCCTAAAAAGCCTCCAATTTCCCAGAAGCTCCAGCCCAAAGAGGCCTCTAGAAAAACGGGTAAAGCCACCACAAACCAGACATCTCTGGCACCAAACAAGAAAAAACGAGCCAATGACAAGACGTTGATTCCTTGGGATTTGGAGAAGAGGGACGACAGAGAAGGCTTGTCCTTCATCTGTCCAAAATCACCTGGCAAAGCCAAGGTTGGCAGGAATGCTAATGCCAAACCTGCTGCCAACAAACCAACGGCAACATTGAAGCCAAAAGAGGTTAAAAGCAAACCACCAAGAAAAAAACCAACCCCCTTGAGAGCATTTTTGGATCCAGTAAGAATGGCAACCCATTTAAAAAGTTGTAGATCCCCGGTCTGAACATCATTATCACGAACGGGAACAACAACCTTAATGGCACTTTTCGCACTCATTTTGTTGAGATCCTTCGCGATGCCGCTAACCGCCTGAGCGACCATCACATAGGTCACACTCAACAACTTTGGCCAGCTGGCAGCAACAGGGATCAACATCAACAACGCAAGGATCTGCAGCAACGTGCCAACCCACAACGTGAAACGCAGTCCAGACCGAGCAGCAATCAAACCGCCATAAAGACTCGTTAGGATCCCAAAAAACTCATAAAAGAGAAACAGAAAGGCAATTTCGAGTGTGGAATATCCAAGCTCATGAAAGTGAAATAGAGCCAACATACGCAACGCTCCATCAGTGAGCGTAAATGCCCAATAATTTGCAGTCACGATGCTGTATTGCTGCAGCGAAGAGAGCCTCATTCCTCGAGAGAAGCTATATGACAGGCCAGATCAGCCATGCGTGAACTGTACCCCCACTCATTGTCATACCAGGCATAAATCTTTACTTGCGTACGGTTAACAACCATCGTGGACAACGCATCAACGATAGTGCTTCGGTTGTCATTCACATAATCGACGGACACCAACGGGCGGGTTTCATAACCAAGAATGCCGCGAAGATCACCATTGGCAGCCGTTTCAAAGGCTCCATTAACATCCTCTATCGTCACATCCTTCTCCAATTCAAACACTGCATCAGTGAGGGAAGCATTTAAGAGAGGCACACGCACCGCATGACCATTCAGCTTGCCCTCTAATTCAGGAAAAATTAGGCCGATCGCCTTTGCTGAACCAGTCGTTGTGGGGATCAGACTTTGCATGCAGGAACGAGCACGTCGCAAGTCATGATGAAAACCATCCACAACAACCTGAGTGTTGGTGACATCATGCAAGGTCGTAATCGAGCCATGCTTAATCCCAAAACTGTTATGAATGACCTGAACAATCGGTGCTAAACAGTTGGTTGTACAAGAGGCAGCTGTCACAACTCTGTTGAGATTTGGATCATAGAGGTGATGATTAATCCCATACACAACATTGATTATCTCAACACCATCAACAGATCCTTTTACAGGACAAG is part of the Synechococcus sp. WH 8016 genome and encodes:
- a CDS encoding peroxiredoxin, giving the protein MALTIGDRAPEIALEDQDGVMRRREELQGKVLVLFFYPKDDTPGCTAEACAFRDTHSSLETLGAVVWGVSSDDAVSHRKFAQRYQLPFPLLSDQGQQLRTRFGVPKVLGLLPGRVTYVIDAEGTIRHIFNNMLDGPAHVREAERIVKELSQG
- a CDS encoding 3'-5' exonuclease is translated as MESGAVPGQLNLLGEFEMEEPQPLPVSEGEAGDPSPAHTLLILDTETSGLEPEEHHCLEIGAILFDVPSRQILAQMSCLLPVDSNAAEAINRIPAAVTRLPQPWKPGLDYFQELLNAADLLVAHNAAFDQQWFGRGSLPTTDRPWLCSMEDIRWPSEKQLRPRPSVRDLALAYEIPVWAAHRALTDCIYLAEVFRRCDQLEKLIERGREPRSLMRAQVSYDDRQLAREAGFRWNDPVKGAWTRRLSAREAAELPFQVVTQDAI
- the arsJ gene encoding organoarsenical effux MFS transporter ArsJ, with the translated sequence MRLSSLQQYSIVTANYWAFTLTDGALRMLALFHFHELGYSTLEIAFLFLFYEFFGILTSLYGGLIAARSGLRFTLWVGTLLQILALLMLIPVAASWPKLLSVTYVMVAQAVSGIAKDLNKMSAKSAIKVVVPVRDNDVQTGDLQLFKWVAILTGSKNALKGVGFFLGGLLLTSFGFNVAVGLLAAGLALAFLPTLALPGDFGQMKDKPSLSSLFSKSQGINVLSLARFFLFGARDVWFVVALPVFLEASLGWSFWEIGGFLGLWVIGYGIVQGSAPGLRRLWGKTTPPGVSSVQFWSALLTAIPALIAIALWREVDVSVAITAGLTAFGVVFAMNSSIHSYMVLSYTDSENVSLNVGFYYMANAAGRLTGTLLSGAIFLVGGMQACLWMSCLLVGLAFLSSCKLPIPPRQSMQPL
- a CDS encoding DUF1350 family protein; this translates as MSRWQRQQGCWCLWPASAKGLVEFIGGSYLATNPQISYRRLLEGLAARQLAVHAWSYVPGFDHQLQAREGWQALRACRSALHQRLGKDLVPVRVGHSLGCKLHLLAPDGGRNSLAMAALSFNNFTAERSIPLLGTLAPSLGVVTEFSPGPEETLRLIERYYLQPHNLVIRFGADQLDQSQDLMQALSKRSGDQSQFVPMKGDHLTPASAGLRQGLLGDWADDPSRARVIGELIQSIGNVGLGIERQR
- a CDS encoding ArsJ-associated glyceraldehyde-3-phosphate dehydrogenase; the protein is MRIGINGFGRIGRLVFRALWGRSGIDIVHVNDCAGDAAAAAHLLQFDSVHGRWHPEVLPHPNGFLIGNQPVRFSSESDPSSAPWIQSGVEMLLECSGNYKQPESLQRLLDALKLKRILVACPVKGSVDGVEIINVVYGINHHLYDPNLNRVVTAASCTTNCLAPIVQVIHNSFGIKHGSITTLHDVTNTQVVVDGFHHDLRRARSCMQSLIPTTTGSAKAIGLIFPELEGKLNGHAVRVPLLNASLTDAVFELEKDVTIEDVNGAFETAANGDLRGILGYETRPLVSVDYVNDNRSTIVDALSTMVVNRTQVKIYAWYDNEWGYSSRMADLACHIASLEE
- the pstS gene encoding phosphate ABC transporter substrate-binding protein PstS, whose product is MRRPFPIRSSITLMGVAAGLSLAACTSTENSKSNIEGTLSAAGASFPAAIYQRWFSDLAPQGIQVNYQSVGSGAGVRQFTAGTVDFGASDKPMKPEAIAKISRGVVQIPMTAGAIAVAYNNAGCELKLTQDQLAGIFLGSIKNYSELGCDSKAIKIVHRSDGSGTTYNFTKHLSAISPEWKDNVGADKSVQWPSGIGAKGNEGVSAQLQQIDGGIGYVELAYVKGDLQAAAVQNGSGEKVVPTNKTASEALGSIDLGPDLIGGNPNPMGGYPIVTFTWVLAYANNNAEKLPLLQKTFNYMLSDEAQSKAPELGYVSLPPEVISKAKEAVATIKE